AACTACACAAATTAAGTCAGATAATTTGCATACCTGGGTTTCCTCAATCTACTGGTGCAAATTGTCAATATCTAtatttcctccttctctgaaGAAGAGATGCTGTGAAATGTCAAATGTAAAGTAATGTTTGTCATAAAATCCTCATACAATAGTCTTCCAAGTACTGGCATTGGAAAGTGGGGGAGAAGGTTCCTGTACTGTGTTTACCTCCAAATCACATGCAGGTCGTCCTGTCTCCTGCTTCTAGGAGCTTTGTTTCAGGTTTTCTAAAGAAGTAGACAGAGACAACCAACTCTTCTCACCATCCTTGCTTCTATCAAAGTCCATTGCTTTCTATGAAGTTAGTTTCACAAAGGGCCTGATCTCACAATCTCAACTCTAGATTCCTTCACTGGTATAATTTTCAATTCTCCTCTTTCTGGGATGGCTCAGATAGAGAGTCCTACTTgcaagcaaagaaataaataaaatgtcttctcttAGTACCTTCCATGAGGGGTTCTAGGAGAGGGGAGGTGGTTACATGAGTGGTGTGCATACAAGGGAGGCTGTGTATTAGGCTAGAAAGTAAACAACAGCAGGGTGTTTCCTTggggtttctgtttctctttctctgcaaaaCTCTTCTGATTGTAGCAGATTCATAGGGACTCCAAGCAACTCATCATCTTAGCCATAGACTTCTCAGAAAGAAAACTCACTGAGGTTCCCTTGAGGtgtgatgaaaataaatatcAGGGTTTGGTACAAACACACCAACTATTGTCAGGGAAGGAAGGTAGCCAATTTCTTATAGATGGTTAAACTCCTTCAGgatttgtgtacacacacacacacacacacacacaccataccctaaaaatctaaataatatgCTCATGTTTATAGATCTACCAAGATAAACATAGCCCACACCTTGGTGCCTATTCCTTCTCAAATTCAAACAGGTATGTCCAtataatatgcacacacacacacacacacacacacgactttgAATGTGGTgctttatgaatatatttacCCAACCTTACCCCTTTTCCAAGCTCCTGACTATAGGTTGGGGCACAATGAAGGTAAATGAGAGAATGTCTGAGTACAAGTTGCATGTGTgttcccccaccaacctcccctcagcaaccctcagtctgttctcactATTTAatagtcttttgtggtttggTTACCTCTatagttttatcttatttttccttcccttcccctatgttcatctgctgtgtttcttaaattccacatctgaatgaaatcatatgatatttatctttctatgactgacttatttcacttagtataatacactctagttccatccacattgttgcaaatggcaagaatccattcatttttattgcagagtattattctattgtatatataaaccacatcatctttatccattcataagtctatggacattcaggctctttccatattttggctattgtcaatagtgctgctgtaaacattgggtgcatgtgccccttggtaTCAgcaatttttgtatcctttgtataaatacctagtagtgcaattgctgggttatagggtaatttttatttttaattttttgaggagcctccatactattttcacatacagatggtcaataaacacttggaaaagatgttcaccagcactaaccatcagggaaatataaattaacactaaaatgagatatcactttaaacctatcagaatggctaaaatcagaaagataagataggggtgcctgggtggctcagttggttgagcgtccacctttggctcaggtcatgatctcgtggtctgtgagttcgagtcctgcgttgggctctgtgcctacagctcagagcctagagcctgcttcagattctgtgtctgcctctctctctgcccctcccctactcatgctctgtctctctctctatcaaaaataaataaacattaaaattaaaaaaaaagaaagataagataGGCAAGTATTGTctaggatatggagaaaaagaaaccctcatgtattgttggtgggaatgtcaattggtgcagccactatggaaaacagtatgcaggtcctcaaaaaattaaaaataaaaccacctatTGATCCAGTAATTCTCCTGtgcgtttttttttaaataacatctatacacaatgtggagctcaaactcaccaccctgagataaAAAGTTGCATGTTGTACTGAccgagccagtcaggcaccctacTGGATATTcaaccaaggaaaacaaaaacactttttgtaatttattttaataatatttgaaagCCAGTAAGCAGCTACAGACACAATTCAAAAGTAgacaggttaaaagaaaaaaaaaaggagaaagagcaaaGACACATCCTTCACAATACACACTGAGCTCTATTAGTGTTCACCCACCAACATCCCTTTGGAGGCCTAGCTTTCCATGCAGTCAAGAGACTCTCCAATATTGTGCAGAGAGACAAGACTGCATTCAGGTGTGATGATGTCAAACCAAATATGTACTGGTACTGCTTAGTTCAAGGTCTACACTTTTGGCCCTAACTTAAGCGGAGTTAGAGACCAGACTGTACTGGATCCCATAGGCAAAGTAGATAGCAAACCCAATCAACATCCAGACAGCAAATAGGGCCCAGGTGGCAGCTGTCATCTGCACCATAAGGCAAACATTCATGAAGATGCTCAGTagtgggagcagaggcagagcagggacctTAAAGTAAAGGGGACTAGAGCTCTGAGGCTGTCTCCAGATGACCCCAGTGAGCCCAGTGATGAGCACCAGGAGCACCACAACCACTGAAATCCACACTGGGTCTCCAGAAAGCAGAACCGGCCACTGGGCCAGCACCAGGCAAAGAAGAGTGAGCAGCAGAGCAAGCAGTGCGGAGCAAACACGGACAACCCGGCCAGagagtggagtgggggtggggctgcctgGAAAAAGTAGTCCCTGTAGAGTCAGCCTCTCTGCTATATGACCATTCTCCTCCAGCACCTCTGATTCATTTTCCCCTGCCTTTGCCTCAGGCTGATACCTGAGGATGAGAATGGAAGTAGCAACCAGGGAGTGAGGTATCAGGGATCCAACTGACCTAAGGTCCAGGAGATCAGTGAGCCCAAAGAAGACTGCCATGATTGCTGTAATAATGCTCAAGATCACAGTGGTCATGATAAGGATGAATGGGCGGGAACGGATTCTTTCAAGGACAGGGAACAGGAGACCATCCTGTCCCATCCTGTGTAATACTCGACGTATGGGAAACATAAAGCCCAATAGCCTGGCAGAAACAATACACAGAAATGCAAAAGCTAGAAAATAGTAGGCAGGGGCCCAGCCAATATGGAGTAACGCCTGAGGCAAGGTGCTCCCATGTCGAAGCTTGTAGTAAGGCACCATAAGTGTAAGTGCTGCAGAGACACCAAAATACACCAAAAAGCagatgaacagtgaaatcacaaTGCCCATGGGGATGGAATGCTGGGGATTCCGGGCTTCTTCAACTTTTTCAAAAATGCTGCTAAAACCtataaatgcatagaaacagGTAGCTGTTCCACGGAGAATCCCCTCAAAGCCAAAAGGCACAAATCCTCCAGAGCCCAGAGGGCCCAAGCTCGAGGTGTCATTGAGTCCAGCCATTGCATAGTCCTCTTCTGTGAGTTTCCAGTTGTGCAGGTCCCCCTTAATGAAGCCAGAGATGATGACAAAACTGAGAACCAAAAGTTTCACCAATGTGGCCATTTTGGTAACTGGGAAAGACCAAACATACCTCAGATTCCGGAATTCTATGAGCAAAAACACAAGACCCACAACAAAGATATCTACATATTCTGTAAGGACACGAGGAACATGTGGTGAGATGCTCTCGCGCAGGGTCTGAGAGATCTTGTTCCCACGCAGGTTGTCAAAAGCTAAGATACATGCACGGGCCACAATGGCTTTATCACCAACATGGGAGAGTATGAGGGTCCAGCCAGTGATGAAAGCCCAGAGTTCACCTATAGTGACAAAGCTGTAGAGATATGTAGAGTCAGAATGGGGAACTCGGGCGCTAACCTCTGCATAGCACAGCCCAGCCAACACAGAAGACAGGCCAGCCACCAAAAAGCAGATCACAATGGATGGTCCTGCTTGATTTCTGGCCACCTCACCAGCCAGGATATACACACCTATACCCACTGTGCGGCCCACAACCCGAGCCACTAAATCCAGAGTGTTCAGGCTTCTCCGTGGGTCATCCGTAGCCACCGGTTCCTTCAGTGTAGGTCTTCGTACCAGTTTTTTACCAAATCTACGAAGTGCCTGACGCAGCATCCTAGCTGGAACTGAAGAGGATTCCAGGATCAGAGAGCTGCAGCAAGCCCAGGGAGGAGAATCTGGGATCAGGTTCAGTGAGACTCAGTGAAGCCAAGTAGACTTGGGGCTGCCGAGGTCCATTACTCATGCTTCAAAGTTGCTGCTTTGTATTTCATTTGACCCTTAATAGTGCCTAAACAAGAAATATTTACCGAATGGTGGTGTTCAACCAACCAACTGTAGCTCAGAAATCCCATGTCACCTGTTGCGGCCCAAGTATCACTGAAATTGAAACCAAAAGACATCATAGAAAAATCAACCCTGATTTCCCCTCAGAAACAGTGCCAAATACCTCCCAACATTCTCCTTTATTGCACACCACGGGACATAATCCCTTTACATTCGTCTAACTCATGTAGCTTCATGTACTAATTAAGCTGTACGTCACAACAGGGAATGAATGTATTGTGCAATAATTCACACACAGGATGATTATGTGGTGCTTCGGCATGAGATATGACACATTAATTCATGTGTCATTGCAATTAcagaaccattttttaaattacatttgaatttgaaatacaaatattgGTTCCTCTGTCTTAAAATTCTTTGCCTCCAAATCAGTACCCAAAGTCAGATGTCACTTTGGTCCCCCTTTTCCCCATTCTGTGTCATCCACTTAGCTGTACTGATGGTAAAGTGTGTACAGTCCTACTCTTCCCTTTACCTAACTATACCAACAGGGGTGCTGTGAAAATAGGAGAAGAGGGCAAATGGGGCAGTGCCTTCATAACTACCTGCAATAATGAGAGGAACAGGCTGTCTTGTGAAGAAACACTGGAGAAATGGGTGTAGCAGTCAATCAAGCATCCATTAGTAAGAAGGGAGAAGAACCAGAAATGTCACTTGATGAATTCTGACATTCAATAAACCTCACCCAAAGCAACCAGACAAAATTTACTATAACTTTTATGTCCACAGTAATGATGGGCAGGGAGAAAAGAAGTATGTCACCTAGCTCAGTAgttcaaaaccaaaacaattccttctgtctcctccctctttgGGTTCCAGGAGAGAAGGAGACCTCGCTTCTACGGACAGTCTCCTCCCTGGCCACGTTGTGTTCTATAAACACCTTACACTGTCTGTGATCTCCTCCACTGCAGCTATTCAAATGGGCCTCTTCTCAAGGGGAATAAGGCTTTGGATGAACAATTCACAGCAATGCCCCAGAAATGAGaagtggagaacagagaaaacaaagtcaTGCAGCCCCCACTCTCCCCCATACTCAAGCTCCTATTTTGAGAGAATTTTAGGAAATGTTGTCAGAGGTTTTAATAGAAAGATTAAGTCAAAATTGAAAAGTCTTCTCTGTATATAATCAAAATGAACCCTTGGGAAATGGGTCAGACCTTCTGTGTACAAATCCATCTACACTCCTTATTTGCCACCCACCAGTTCCAATGTTATGATTTACCAACAAGCACACAACATAGATAAGGAGAGTGAATACTTAACTCATGGAACCTTCTAAATTATGAATATGATTGACGAGTCCCCACCCACCCTGAGGCTTGAAACCCTTCAGTGGTTCCCCACTGCTCTTCCTTCATAATACTTCCTTTCTTCATCATCTAACCTGTGCTGATTCCCCCAGCCTCATCCCATGCCCAGTTCCTGCTCCAGCTGCAAAATATAACATCCAAACTCTTCCCTGTGCCTCTAATGCTTTTTTGTCCCTTCACTTAGGTAAGCTCCACTTCTCTTCTAGTTTCCAGCTCAGAAGTTTCTTCCCCAGGAAGCCTATCCTGACCCGTATGCTGCCCTTCCTATGTGCTGTCATAACACCCAGGCTTCCCCCATGTGCTATTTACCCTAATGTAGCAAAATTCAAGGTCAGCTGCCTGTGTATGTCCTCTATGAGACTGTGagttaggtgctcaataaatatttattgaacaaatgaacaaactgagAAGAGAAACCTAAAAGAGCACATAATCCAGAATTTAATCCAGAATTGACTTTGAGATACATACTTTGTAACCAAGCAGTCTTTATAATCCTGGCTCAAGTAAGGATATAAATGGAATTACCTTCCTTGTAGAAGGCAAGCAAAATGAAAAGTGTGAAGGGAAAACCAACTGATGAAACCTTAACTGAACATCATTCATGGCAAGTATGAGCAACACAGGGTGATAAAGAAttgtttgtggggcacctgaatggctcagtctgttaagcgtgtgactcttgattttgactccggtcataatctcatggttctgaagttcaagccccacatcaggctgcacACTAAtcacatgaagcctgcttgggattttctctctccctctctctctgccccttctctgctcatttgtttgctctctctctctctctctctctctctctttctctctctctctctctctcaataaataacttaatttttttaaagaatgtttgcaTTTGAGGACACTTGTTTTAAATATCAGGCTGATTTGGGTTACAGGCAACCAAACACCCACACCCAGCTAAAGAAGCTCTAACTTTTTGAAGGCATCATGCCCAGGCCCTATAATCTAGGTAGCATGTCCTAAGGCAAAGGTTCTcactttgggacagagagagagatagtaaaGACACCTGGGGAAATTTTCAAACTTCAGATCCTCTCCTTCTTGAGATTCTTATTCAATAGCCCTGTACTTCCTGTGACTGATCTAATCCACCCCAAATGAGAAGTTGTCTTCAATTTCAAAGACAAGAGATTCTAAAAGCTTCCTTTATAGGAAGGCAGCACAATTTAATAGTTAGGAGTAAAGCTCTGCAGCTAGATGGTTCATGTTCAAATCACAACTCAATCTCATACCGGATGACTCTGGACAAATTAGTTCACCTGTTAGGGCTTTAGTTTCTACAACAGTCAAATGAGAGTAAAAGTAAatacctcatagagttgttgtgAGCAGTAAGTTAAATGATGCCTATAAAGTAGTTAGTTCAGTACCTAGCAAACAATATGCACTTAATATAATCCACctaaaatttaatattgaaatatgATTCAAATCCCCAAACTTGGAAAAACGATTAGTTTTTATAAATGTCTAGCCTCAAAATCATCCGCTACAACTTGAGCCTATTAACTAGTCCTCATGAGacaatgaaaatagttttattccACACATTTTGCTTTGAAACAGTAAGTACTCTAGACAGACCCCCTTGTACTTGGTGCTAAACACTTGGGAGTCCTAGGCTTACTGACTTAGACCAGGCATCAAAAAATGCAAGCCtcaaatataataacaaataattattatatatatatatatatatatatatatatatatatattgcctaTGGATGCCTCATCTTATTCCTAGAAGAAGCATTGCTGAGTACTATAGAGGTAAGAGCAATGAACATTATGTCAGAAATGTTGGATATGAGCCCTGGCTCTTCTGCCTCACTGTATAAACTGGGGTAATTTGCTTAATCTCTCTAAGCCCCAGTTTCCTTATCCACAAGGAACCTTACCTGACTTCCTTACTAGATCAACATGAAATTCCATGAGAAGATACAaacctgggaatgcaagctggtggagccactctggaaaacagtctggaggttccttaaaaaacgaaaaatagaactaccctatgactcagcaattacactactaggcatttatcccagggatacaggtgtgctgtttcgaagggacacatgcacccccatgtttatagcagcaccatcaacaatagacaaagtatggaaagagcccaaatgtccatcaatggattaatggataaagaagatgtggtatatatatatacaatgtagtattactcgcaaatcaaaaagaatgaaatcttgccatttgcaactatatggatggaaccggagggtattatgctaagtgaaattagtcagtaagagaaagacaaaaatcatatgacttcactcatatgaggactttaagaggcaaaacagattcacataagggaagggaaacaaaaataatataaaaacaggagggggacaaaacagaagagactcataaatatggagaacaaactgagggttgctggagaggttgtgggagggggggatgggctaaatgggtaaggggcattaaggaatctactcctgaaatcattgcttcactatatgctaactaatttggatgtaaattttaaaaaataaaaaataagcaacaacaacaaaagaagatacaaaccaccatgcactgctggtggtagTGTAACTGCGGCCACCATCCTGAAGCACAGTCTTAGTGGAATTAAGAATGCACAcacctgggatgcctgggtggcttagttggttaagagtccgactttagctcaggtcatgatctcacagttcgtgagttcaacccctgtgttgggctctgtgctgatagcttagagcctggagcctgttttgaattctgtgtctccctctctctctgcccctccctcgctcatgctctgtctctctctctctctgtcaaaaataggtaaacattaaaaaaaattaaaaacaaaaagactccttataaaatgttaatgaaaaattaaagagactgggggtcctaggtggctcagttggttaagcctccaactttggcttaggtcatgatctctaaaTTTGTGGGTTCCATACCCGtgtcggactttgtgctgacagctccgagcctggagcctgctttggattctgtgtctccctctctgtctgcccctcccccactcacactctgtctctctctctccttcaaaaacaaataaacattaaaaaattaaaaaaaaaaaagattgcacaCACCCTCTTAGCCCACAATGGAAAACACCCCAAAGAAACTCTCTCCTGAGTCCATAAGGAGGCCCATAGCATGTTCATCACAGGACAGTGGTAGCAGGTAGTTAGAAGCTATGTCAGCATATGTCACTAGAGGAATATAGAAGTAAAATGTGCCATATGTGTACAATGAAATATACACAACAGTCACAAATACAGTAGATTTACAAATAACAACATGTGTAGATCTCAGAAATAATGTTAGGAAGCAAAAGTAGAAGCAGGATGTACaacacaattccatttatatacatttataaacagCCAAAAATAGctaatatacacatatgtattaaaaatgtcACATCATTCCTGTACTCAAAACCTTCCACTGGTTTCCCTTTTTATACAGAGAAGAAGCCAAAGTCTACATTTCCAAAGGCCTACAAAGTCTTACAGTACTTGTCTCTGACCCAGATACCTCTCagccttctgtttctctctctgcccactcatTTTTCTCTAGCCATTGGCTTCCCACCCATTCTGGCCTCCTAACATACCAGGCAAGaccctacctcagggcctttgtacttgttGTCCTCTATAACTGCACCACTTCTATCCCACATATCCACATGGTTTCTCCCTTTACTACAGTTGGTGAAATAGCACATTTGTAGCAAGGACTCCCTTATTCTCTCCACATGGAACTGAAATCTACTCCTAAATATCCACAACATACCTGGTCTCCTTGCCcttttttttcatagcacttatcactttTTAAGGTACTATATGTTTTACTTGTTTATGATTTGTTTCACACCAAAAGATGTAAGTTCCATGAAAGCAggacttttttattgttttgctccTGGCTGTATTCCCCACACCTACAACTGTGAATTTGTTGAGTGGATGAATGTATCTAAATAAATGTACAGAGCATGGATTGGAGGAGAATTTGTTAGATACCCTAAAGCAAATGCCTCCAGTAAGGAGGGGCAATAAGAATAGAGATCATGAtgaaaggtgaaaataaaatgcattgaaaaGGGGCCTGACAGGAAGCGATGGTGCTAACAGTCCATGACTGAGGGAGGGGTTGACTCCACTCTGTGTACTTCAGGTTCAACAAAGGAATTGCCTGAGGTGATGTTGTGAGAGGACCTGGTTCGGAGCCTGATAAATAGTGGGCACCTAACAGATTTAAATCGAAGGGGAACCAGAATCCTGTAGTCATCAGGACATGGAGAATACAGAGAAGGGATACTTGCTAGAAAGAGGGTGGAGAACAAGGGAAGAGGGGCATCCCTCCCACCAGTTCCCTCTGAACCCATTTCCCTTTTCCCAAGTCCTGTTTCTCCTTCAGCTCCTTCAACTGTCTCTGGAGGCTCCTTACTGGGCACTAAGGATGCTTGTCCCACatttctcctgggaagccatctccTCCCAACAAAGACACAACAGTGGTTCCTAACATTTGCTGAATCACACACCCTTGTGAAGTTGgtcacttcaataaaaaaaatatatatatcatacattcTTCTGAAGTCCATCCATGGACCCTGAGCAGGAATCCCAGAGGAGGACCATCTGAATGGCA
The genomic region above belongs to Prionailurus bengalensis isolate Pbe53 chromosome B4, Fcat_Pben_1.1_paternal_pri, whole genome shotgun sequence and contains:
- the LOC122473066 gene encoding cationic amino acid transporter 3-like, whose protein sequence is MLRQALRRFGKKLVRRPTLKEPVATDDPRRSLNTLDLVARVVGRTVGIGVYILAGEVARNQAGPSIVICFLVAGLSSVLAGLCYAEVSARVPHSDSTYLYSFVTIGELWAFITGWTLILSHVGDKAIVARACILAFDNLRGNKISQTLRESISPHVPRVLTEYVDIFVVGLVFLLIEFRNLRYVWSFPVTKMATLVKLLVLSFVIISGFIKGDLHNWKLTEEDYAMAGLNDTSSLGPLGSGGFVPFGFEGILRGTATCFYAFIGFSSIFEKVEEARNPQHSIPMGIVISLFICFLVYFGVSAALTLMVPYYKLRHGSTLPQALLHIGWAPAYYFLAFAFLCIVSARLLGFMFPIRRVLHRMGQDGLLFPVLERIRSRPFILIMTTVILSIITAIMAVFFGLTDLLDLRSVGSLIPHSLVATSILILRYQPEAKAGENESEVLEENGHIAERLTLQGLLFPGSPTPTPLSGRVVRVCSALLALLLTLLCLVLAQWPVLLSGDPVWISVVVVLLVLITGLTGVIWRQPQSSSPLYFKVPALPLLPLLSIFMNVCLMVQMTAATWALFAVWMLIGFAIYFAYGIQYSLVSNSA